One Salvelinus namaycush isolate Seneca chromosome 29, SaNama_1.0, whole genome shotgun sequence genomic region harbors:
- the spint1b gene encoding kunitz-type protease inhibitor 1b isoform X2: protein MTALCIWSLLGSALLLLSIVCQDNAQVTNGEDCAGNFNVGNENFVLDTEDSVKVGASFISSPTVTQAEDCVDHCCQDPNCNLALIENGAEKGSVKTCFLFNCLYKREYVCRFVNKVGFTNYILDSVYEDYLGGPESTRDDEDKFPTAKAGRDIVVQPNDTVTLNGIESWDDKVITNYKWSLVKGDNTVEITKTDLKDQVMLSNLKPGMYIFQLKVTDSSNQSAMDQISVLVLTPEQSEGHCLVPKKVGHCRGAFPRWHYNGASEKCEEFTFGGCKGNRNNYLSQQECSDACHGVSAVSGRSIGVPTEGEVCGSPCNSGQFTCDNGCCLDEVLECDTVAQCSDGSDEASCDKLNQTFTRLLNIDVDKSRARCTETPRTGPCRASHSHWYYDPLNRKCHRFTYGGCDGNDNNFDVEESCKETCKGVTEHDVFARGMFERYGEEESESGSIAIAIVLAVAIMAVLAALGYCFLKHRKDRSQHQPVATNVPHVAFEERDTLVYNTTTKPV from the exons ATGACGGCTCTGTGTATTTGGTCATTATTAGGATCCGCGCTGTTGCTCCTGTCAATAGTCTGCCAAGACAACGCACAGGTTACAAATGGAGAAGACTGCGCCGGGAATTTCAATGTGGGCAATGAAAACTTTGTGCTAGACACTGAAGACTCTGTCAAAGTAGGAGCCAGTTTCATCTCGTCCCCAACTGTAACCCAAGCTGAAGACTGTGTTGACCATTGTTGCCAAGACCCTAATTGCAACTTGGCTCTGATTGAGAATGGTGCAGAGAAAGGCTCGGTTAAAACATGTTTTCTGTTTAACTGCCTGTACAAGAGAGAGTATGTCTGCAGGTTTGTGAACAAAGTGGGATTCACAAATTACATTTTGGACTCAGTCTATGAAGATTACCTGGGAGGACCTGAAAGCACCCGTG ATGATGAGGATAAGTTCCCCACTGCCAAAGCGGGCCGGGACATTGTGGTCCAACCCAACGACACGGTGACATTGAATGGCATTGAGAGCTGGGATGACAAAGTGATAACTAACTACAAGTGGAGCCTTGTGAAGGGGGACAACACGGTGGAAATTACG AAAACGGACCTGAAGGATCAGGTGATGCTGAGCAACCTGAAACCTGGGATGTACATCTTCCAGCTAAAGGTCACCGACTCCAGCAACCAGTCAGCCATGGATCAGATCTCCGTCCTCGTCCTCACTCCAGAACAGTCTGAGG GTCACTGTCTGGTCCCCAAAAAGGTGGGTCACTGTCGAGGAGCCTTCCCTAGGTGGCACTACAACGGTGCGTCAGAGAAGTGCGAGGAGTTCACCTTCGGGGGCTGCAAGGGGAACCGCAACAACTACCTCTCCCAGCAGGAGTGCTCCGACGCCTGCCACGGCGTGTCAG CTGTGTCAGGAAGAAGTATTGGCGTGCCTACTGAAG ggGAGGTTTGTGGCTCCCCCTGTAACTCCGGTCAGTTTACTTGTGACAACGGCTGCTGTCTGGATGAAGTCCTGGAGTGTGACACGGTGGCTCAGTGCAGCGACGGCTCTGACGAGGCATCCTGCGACAAAC TGAACCAGACCTTCACTCGTCTGCTGAACATTGATGTGGACAAAAGTAGGG CACGCTGCACCGAGACCCCCAGGACGGGGCCGTGCCGCGCCAGCCACTCCCACTGGTACTATGACCCGCTCAACAGGAAGTGCCATCGCTTCACATACGGTGGCTGTGACGGCAACGACAACAACTTTGACGTGGAGGAGAGCTGCAAAGAGACCTGCAAGGGCGTGACTG AACATGACGTGTTTGCAAGGGGAATGTTTGAACGCTACGGGGAAGAGGAAAGTGAGTCCG GCTCCATCGCTATAGCTATAGTGTTAGCGGTAGCCATCATGGCGGTGCTGGCTGCCCTGGGTTACTGCTTCCTGAAGCATAGGAAGGACCGTTCGCAGCACCAGCCCGTGGCCACCAACGTCCCCCATGTTGCTTTCGAAGAACGAGACACCCTGGTTTACAACACCACCACCAAGCCTGTCTGA
- the spint1b gene encoding kunitz-type protease inhibitor 1b isoform X1: MTALCIWSLLGSALLLLSIVCQDNAQVTNGEDCAGNFNVGNENFVLDTEDSVKVGASFISSPTVTQAEDCVDHCCQDPNCNLALIENGAEKGSVKTCFLFNCLYKREYVCRFVNKVGFTNYILDSVYEDYLGGPESTRGKIKTRLTPVTDDEDKFPTAKAGRDIVVQPNDTVTLNGIESWDDKVITNYKWSLVKGDNTVEITKTDLKDQVMLSNLKPGMYIFQLKVTDSSNQSAMDQISVLVLTPEQSEGHCLVPKKVGHCRGAFPRWHYNGASEKCEEFTFGGCKGNRNNYLSQQECSDACHGVSAVSGRSIGVPTEGEVCGSPCNSGQFTCDNGCCLDEVLECDTVAQCSDGSDEASCDKLNQTFTRLLNIDVDKSRARCTETPRTGPCRASHSHWYYDPLNRKCHRFTYGGCDGNDNNFDVEESCKETCKGVTEHDVFARGMFERYGEEESESGSIAIAIVLAVAIMAVLAALGYCFLKHRKDRSQHQPVATNVPHVAFEERDTLVYNTTTKPV; this comes from the exons ATGACGGCTCTGTGTATTTGGTCATTATTAGGATCCGCGCTGTTGCTCCTGTCAATAGTCTGCCAAGACAACGCACAGGTTACAAATGGAGAAGACTGCGCCGGGAATTTCAATGTGGGCAATGAAAACTTTGTGCTAGACACTGAAGACTCTGTCAAAGTAGGAGCCAGTTTCATCTCGTCCCCAACTGTAACCCAAGCTGAAGACTGTGTTGACCATTGTTGCCAAGACCCTAATTGCAACTTGGCTCTGATTGAGAATGGTGCAGAGAAAGGCTCGGTTAAAACATGTTTTCTGTTTAACTGCCTGTACAAGAGAGAGTATGTCTGCAGGTTTGTGAACAAAGTGGGATTCACAAATTACATTTTGGACTCAGTCTATGAAGATTACCTGGGAGGACCTGAAAGCACCCGTGGTAAGATCAAGACTCGACTCACTCCAGTTACAG ATGATGAGGATAAGTTCCCCACTGCCAAAGCGGGCCGGGACATTGTGGTCCAACCCAACGACACGGTGACATTGAATGGCATTGAGAGCTGGGATGACAAAGTGATAACTAACTACAAGTGGAGCCTTGTGAAGGGGGACAACACGGTGGAAATTACG AAAACGGACCTGAAGGATCAGGTGATGCTGAGCAACCTGAAACCTGGGATGTACATCTTCCAGCTAAAGGTCACCGACTCCAGCAACCAGTCAGCCATGGATCAGATCTCCGTCCTCGTCCTCACTCCAGAACAGTCTGAGG GTCACTGTCTGGTCCCCAAAAAGGTGGGTCACTGTCGAGGAGCCTTCCCTAGGTGGCACTACAACGGTGCGTCAGAGAAGTGCGAGGAGTTCACCTTCGGGGGCTGCAAGGGGAACCGCAACAACTACCTCTCCCAGCAGGAGTGCTCCGACGCCTGCCACGGCGTGTCAG CTGTGTCAGGAAGAAGTATTGGCGTGCCTACTGAAG ggGAGGTTTGTGGCTCCCCCTGTAACTCCGGTCAGTTTACTTGTGACAACGGCTGCTGTCTGGATGAAGTCCTGGAGTGTGACACGGTGGCTCAGTGCAGCGACGGCTCTGACGAGGCATCCTGCGACAAAC TGAACCAGACCTTCACTCGTCTGCTGAACATTGATGTGGACAAAAGTAGGG CACGCTGCACCGAGACCCCCAGGACGGGGCCGTGCCGCGCCAGCCACTCCCACTGGTACTATGACCCGCTCAACAGGAAGTGCCATCGCTTCACATACGGTGGCTGTGACGGCAACGACAACAACTTTGACGTGGAGGAGAGCTGCAAAGAGACCTGCAAGGGCGTGACTG AACATGACGTGTTTGCAAGGGGAATGTTTGAACGCTACGGGGAAGAGGAAAGTGAGTCCG GCTCCATCGCTATAGCTATAGTGTTAGCGGTAGCCATCATGGCGGTGCTGGCTGCCCTGGGTTACTGCTTCCTGAAGCATAGGAAGGACCGTTCGCAGCACCAGCCCGTGGCCACCAACGTCCCCCATGTTGCTTTCGAAGAACGAGACACCCTGGTTTACAACACCACCACCAAGCCTGTCTGA